One Amorphoplanes digitatis genomic window carries:
- a CDS encoding FtsB family cell division protein — translation MTQRRMPNSHGLSGQGPSRRPTGHAGRPGSRTTARPSRTRDTADTRIEPRRTPAARNTAGIRSGSRPAAARRAAATGATKRTVATRPRAFTGRATVLIVVLVTLALAYTYPVRVYLAQESQIAQMQADQAAQQAKIKGLSDEVEKWKDKEYVRIQARDRLFYVRPGEIPLLVLHDPEGAARAAGRTSASDAPDRWYDTLWGSVAAANAESRK, via the coding sequence ATGACGCAGCGCCGCATGCCCAACTCCCATGGGCTCAGCGGGCAGGGGCCGTCGCGACGGCCCACCGGACACGCGGGACGCCCGGGTAGTCGTACGACCGCCCGGCCGAGCCGCACCCGCGACACGGCGGACACCCGGATAGAGCCCCGCCGGACACCCGCCGCTCGCAACACGGCCGGCATCCGCTCCGGCAGCCGGCCCGCCGCCGCGCGGCGCGCGGCCGCGACGGGCGCCACCAAGCGCACGGTCGCGACCCGGCCCCGGGCCTTCACCGGCCGGGCGACCGTCCTGATCGTCGTGCTGGTCACCCTGGCACTCGCCTACACCTACCCGGTTCGCGTCTACCTCGCGCAGGAGTCGCAGATCGCACAGATGCAGGCCGATCAGGCCGCGCAGCAGGCCAAGATCAAGGGCCTGAGCGACGAGGTCGAGAAGTGGAAGGACAAGGAGTACGTCCGCATCCAGGCCCGGGACCGGCTCTTCTATGTGCGCCCGGGTGAGATCCCGCTGCTCGTCCTGCACGACCCCGAAGGCGCCGCCCGCGCCGCGGGCAGGACCTCGGCGTCGGACGCCCCCGACCGCTGGTACGACACGCTCTGGGGCAGCGTCGCCGCCGCCAACGCAGAATCCCGAAAGTAG
- a CDS encoding amino-acid N-acetyltransferase, which yields MQVEIRRARTSDVRAIRALVDTYTSDRRLLSKATVTLYESVQEFWVAVDTEGDRVVGCGALHVMWEDLAEIRTVAVDPVCRGLKIGHRLVSELLGVARELGVARVFCLTFETRFFGSFGFTEIDGAPVPHGVYEQLLRSYDEGVAEFLDLERVKPNTLGNTRMLLHL from the coding sequence ATGCAGGTCGAGATCCGCCGGGCGCGGACGTCCGATGTCCGGGCGATCCGGGCGCTGGTGGACACCTACACCTCCGATCGCCGGCTGCTCAGCAAGGCCACCGTCACGCTGTACGAGTCCGTGCAGGAGTTCTGGGTCGCCGTCGACACCGAGGGCGACCGGGTGGTCGGCTGCGGCGCGCTGCACGTGATGTGGGAGGACCTTGCCGAGATCCGCACGGTCGCGGTCGACCCGGTCTGCCGCGGTCTCAAGATCGGCCACCGCCTGGTGTCGGAGCTGCTCGGCGTCGCCCGCGAACTCGGCGTGGCCCGGGTCTTCTGCCTCACGTTCGAGACGCGCTTCTTCGGCTCGTTCGGCTTCACCGAGATCGACGGCGCGCCCGTGCCGCACGGCGTCTACGAGCAGCTGCTGCGCTCGTACGATGAGGGCGTCGCCGAATTCCTCGATCTTGAGCGGGTCAAACCGAATACCCTCGGCAACACCAGAATGCTCCTCCA
- a CDS encoding DUF501 domain-containing protein yields the protein MTTPTEADLEIVAQQLGRSPRGTRAVAHRCPCGNPDVVETSPRLDDGTPFPTLFYLTCPRATAACSRLESAGVMRDMQDRLATDPVLAKQYAEAHEDYLRRREAVEHVAEIGKVSAGGMPDRVKCLHVHLGHALAAGPGVNPFGDEVREAVGSWWTGGPCVRPQAE from the coding sequence ATGACGACTCCTACCGAGGCCGATCTCGAGATCGTCGCCCAGCAACTGGGCCGCAGCCCCCGTGGTACCCGCGCCGTCGCGCACCGCTGTCCCTGCGGCAACCCGGACGTGGTGGAGACCTCGCCGCGGCTCGACGACGGCACCCCGTTCCCCACGCTGTTCTACCTCACCTGCCCGCGCGCCACGGCGGCCTGCAGCCGGCTGGAGTCGGCCGGCGTCATGCGCGACATGCAGGACCGGCTCGCCACGGATCCGGTGCTCGCCAAGCAGTACGCCGAGGCGCACGAGGACTACCTGCGGCGCCGCGAGGCGGTGGAGCACGTCGCGGAGATCGGCAAGGTCTCCGCGGGCGGCATGCCCGACCGGGTGAAGTGCCTGCACGTGCACCTCGGCCACGCCCTGGCGGCGGGGCCGGGCGTGAACCCGTTCGGCGACGAGGTCCGCGAGGCGGTCGGGTCGTGGTGGACAGGCGGTCCGTGCGTGCGGCCGCAGGCTGAATAA
- a CDS encoding DUF885 domain-containing protein translates to MPEFVPLAERIVDAILETDPAMASFAGDHRFDDRLPDLSPGAVADRVAMLRDAADTLAGIDPDAFGEQDRVDHAILSAVVERGMFELGDIREHEWNPLEHNPGPLLHALLSRPFAPVEERLSSLGGRLAAIPDALATARAVLRDVPRLHTEVAIGQFAGTAALIRGELPGMLAGAPSLRGAIEPAAAAALDALGEFDLWLKAGLESGDPGRDPRLGRPLWEARLWHTLDTELPAAEVLARAERNLDEAGERLREAAAELVGGPPTDETVRRALDTLAERHPDDETIVDLAKVTMAEATDFVREHDLMTLIDDPCVIEEMPEFARGVAVAYCDPPGPLETADVPTFYCIAPAPADWPRERVESFYREYNDHMMRNLTVHEAMPGHFLQLAHSRRFRAGTRARALGFSGPFVEGWAVYAEELMAGLGFGGPPVRLQQLKMQLRMSLNAIIDQLTHCEGLGEQEAMAMMTGRGFQEVGEAAGKWKRALLTSTQLSTYFVGYTEVSAIAAARPFGATPKAWHDAMLAHGSPPPRHLRTLLGV, encoded by the coding sequence ATGCCGGAGTTCGTGCCGCTCGCGGAGCGCATCGTCGACGCCATCCTGGAAACCGATCCCGCGATGGCGTCCTTCGCCGGTGACCATCGCTTCGACGATCGGCTGCCCGATCTCTCACCCGGCGCGGTCGCCGACCGGGTGGCCATGCTGCGCGACGCCGCCGACACGCTGGCGGGCATCGACCCCGACGCCTTCGGCGAGCAGGACCGGGTCGACCACGCCATCCTGTCCGCGGTCGTCGAGCGCGGCATGTTCGAGCTCGGCGACATCCGCGAGCACGAGTGGAACCCGCTCGAGCACAATCCCGGCCCGCTGCTGCACGCGCTGCTGTCGCGGCCGTTCGCCCCGGTCGAGGAGCGGCTCAGCAGCCTCGGCGGCCGGCTGGCCGCCATACCCGACGCGCTCGCCACCGCGCGCGCGGTCCTGCGCGACGTGCCGCGGCTGCACACCGAGGTCGCCATCGGCCAGTTCGCCGGCACGGCCGCCCTGATCCGGGGCGAGCTGCCCGGCATGCTGGCCGGTGCGCCGTCCCTGCGCGGCGCGATCGAGCCCGCGGCGGCGGCCGCGCTGGACGCGCTCGGCGAGTTCGACCTGTGGCTCAAGGCCGGCCTGGAGAGCGGCGATCCCGGCCGCGACCCGCGGCTGGGCCGGCCGCTGTGGGAGGCCCGGCTCTGGCACACGCTCGACACCGAGCTGCCGGCCGCCGAGGTCCTGGCCCGGGCCGAGCGCAATCTCGACGAGGCCGGCGAGCGGCTCCGCGAGGCCGCGGCCGAGCTGGTCGGCGGCCCGCCGACCGACGAGACGGTGCGCCGGGCGCTGGACACCCTCGCCGAGCGGCACCCCGACGACGAGACGATCGTCGACCTGGCCAAGGTGACGATGGCCGAGGCGACGGACTTCGTCCGCGAGCACGACCTGATGACGCTGATCGACGACCCCTGCGTCATCGAGGAGATGCCGGAGTTCGCCCGCGGCGTCGCGGTGGCCTACTGCGACCCGCCGGGCCCGCTGGAGACGGCGGACGTGCCGACGTTCTACTGCATCGCGCCGGCACCGGCCGACTGGCCGCGGGAGCGGGTGGAGTCGTTCTACCGCGAATACAACGACCACATGATGCGCAACCTGACGGTCCACGAGGCGATGCCGGGCCACTTCCTCCAGCTGGCGCACTCGCGCCGGTTCCGCGCCGGCACCCGGGCGCGGGCGCTGGGCTTCTCCGGCCCGTTCGTGGAGGGATGGGCGGTCTACGCCGAGGAGCTGATGGCCGGCCTGGGCTTCGGCGGCCCGCCGGTGCGCCTCCAGCAGCTCAAGATGCAGCTCCGGATGAGCCTCAACGCGATCATCGACCAGTTGACGCACTGCGAGGGCCTCGGCGAGCAGGAGGCCATGGCGATGATGACGGGCCGGGGCTTCCAGGAGGTCGGCGAGGCGGCCGGCAAGTGGAAGCGGGCGCTGCTCACCTCGACCCAGCTCTCCACCTACTTCGTGGGCTACACGGAGGTGTCGGCGATCGCGGCGGCCCGCCCGTTCGGCGCCACGCCGAAGGCCTGGCACGACGCCATGCTGGCGCACGGCTCACCGCCGCCGCGCCACCTGCGCACGCTGCTCGGCGTCTGA
- the eno gene encoding phosphopyruvate hydratase — protein sequence MATIEAIVAREILDSRGNPTVEVEVGLDDGTIGRAAVPSGASTGAFEAIELRDGDKGRYLGKGVEKAVSNVEDKIADELLGYDASEQRLIDEKMLAVDGTADKSELGANAILGVSLAVAKAAALSAELPLFRYVGGPNAHVLPVPMMNILNGGAHADSNVDVQEFMIAPIGAPSFREALRTGAEVYHALKSVLKKKGLSTGLGDEGGFAPSLPTNAAALDLIAEAVQAAGFKLGTDIVLAMDVAATEFHKDGAYVFEGSPKSTEEMINYYAKLAETYPIVSIEDPLDEEDWAGWTALTSQIGGKVQIVGDDLFVTNPTRIGRGIAEGAANAVLVKVNQIGSLTETLDAVDLAHRAGFKTMMSHRSGETEDTTIADLAVAVGSGQIKTGAPARSDRVAKYNQLLRIEEELGDAARYAGAGAFPRYRSA from the coding sequence ATGGCCACCATTGAAGCGATCGTCGCCCGCGAGATTCTCGACTCACGGGGCAACCCGACCGTCGAGGTCGAGGTGGGTCTTGACGACGGCACCATCGGCCGCGCCGCGGTCCCGTCCGGCGCCTCCACCGGCGCCTTCGAGGCGATCGAGCTGCGCGACGGCGACAAGGGCCGCTACCTCGGCAAGGGCGTCGAGAAGGCGGTCAGCAACGTCGAGGACAAGATCGCCGACGAGCTGCTCGGCTACGACGCCAGCGAGCAGCGCCTGATCGACGAGAAGATGCTCGCCGTCGACGGCACCGCCGACAAGTCGGAGCTGGGCGCCAACGCCATCCTCGGCGTGTCCCTCGCGGTCGCCAAGGCCGCCGCGCTCTCCGCCGAGCTGCCGCTGTTCCGCTACGTCGGCGGACCGAACGCGCACGTGCTCCCGGTGCCGATGATGAACATCCTCAACGGTGGCGCGCACGCCGACTCGAACGTCGACGTGCAGGAATTCATGATCGCCCCGATCGGCGCGCCGTCCTTCCGCGAGGCGCTGCGCACCGGCGCGGAGGTCTACCACGCGCTCAAGTCCGTGCTGAAGAAGAAGGGCCTCTCGACCGGCCTTGGCGACGAGGGCGGCTTCGCGCCGAGCCTGCCGACCAACGCCGCCGCGCTGGACCTGATCGCCGAGGCCGTGCAGGCCGCCGGCTTCAAGCTCGGCACCGACATCGTGCTGGCCATGGACGTCGCGGCGACCGAGTTCCACAAGGACGGTGCGTACGTCTTCGAGGGTTCGCCGAAGTCGACCGAAGAGATGATCAACTACTACGCCAAGCTGGCCGAGACGTACCCGATCGTCTCCATCGAGGACCCCCTCGACGAGGAGGACTGGGCGGGCTGGACCGCGCTGACCTCGCAGATCGGCGGCAAGGTGCAGATCGTCGGCGACGACCTGTTCGTGACCAACCCGACCCGCATCGGCCGGGGCATCGCCGAGGGCGCCGCGAACGCGGTCCTCGTCAAGGTCAACCAGATCGGCTCGCTGACCGAGACCCTGGACGCCGTCGACCTGGCGCACCGGGCCGGCTTCAAGACGATGATGAGCCACCGCTCGGGTGAGACCGAGGACACCACGATCGCGGACCTGGCCGTCGCCGTCGGCAGCGGGCAGATCAAGACCGGCGCGCCGGCCCGTTCGGACCGCGTCGCGAAGTACAACCAGCTCCTGCGCATCGAGGAGGAGCTCGGCGATGCCGCGCGGTACGCCGGGGCGGGCGCGTTCCCCCGTTACCGCTCCGCGTGA
- a CDS encoding MazG family protein — translation MSTAGRIVLLVTSPRLPAGLLTSTAWDLVRAHPVFTAADGDQVRALRSAGVTVGVIEPDPEALIAALASAPTVIWLGGAAGDEDFARRLGLRLAREPSLAELELCYGSWDPPGARLLDAVAVMDRLASPGGDPWKQQQTHASLAQYLLEESYEAYDAIVAGDLSALREELGDVLLQVVLHARLAENLDPDERWSVDDVAGGLVDKMVRRNPHVFAGESVGSVEDIIDNWERIKKAEKSRDSVLDGIALSQPALALAAKILQRASRAGLDVPLPAGADLGATLLRLVAGAQADGQDPEAALRQAALELAEEIRTAEGVAPAE, via the coding sequence ATGTCCACGGCCGGGCGCATCGTCCTGCTTGTCACCTCGCCCCGGCTGCCGGCCGGTCTGCTCACGTCGACCGCCTGGGACCTGGTCCGCGCGCATCCCGTCTTCACGGCCGCCGACGGCGACCAGGTGCGTGCGCTGCGGTCCGCGGGCGTGACCGTCGGCGTCATCGAGCCCGACCCGGAGGCGCTGATCGCGGCGCTGGCCTCGGCTCCGACGGTGATCTGGCTGGGCGGCGCGGCCGGCGACGAGGACTTCGCCCGCCGGCTCGGCCTGCGGCTCGCCCGGGAGCCGTCCCTGGCCGAGCTCGAGCTCTGCTACGGCTCGTGGGACCCGCCCGGCGCCCGGCTGCTCGACGCGGTGGCCGTGATGGACCGGCTCGCGTCGCCCGGCGGCGACCCGTGGAAGCAGCAGCAGACGCACGCGAGCCTGGCGCAGTACCTGCTGGAGGAGAGCTACGAGGCGTACGACGCGATCGTCGCCGGTGATCTCTCCGCGCTGCGCGAGGAGCTCGGCGACGTGCTCCTCCAGGTGGTGCTGCACGCCCGGCTCGCCGAGAACCTGGACCCCGACGAGCGCTGGAGCGTCGACGACGTGGCCGGCGGGCTGGTCGACAAGATGGTGCGGCGCAACCCGCACGTCTTCGCCGGCGAGAGCGTCGGCAGCGTCGAGGACATCATCGACAACTGGGAACGCATCAAGAAGGCCGAGAAGTCGCGGGACTCGGTCCTCGACGGGATCGCGCTGAGCCAGCCCGCGCTGGCGCTGGCGGCGAAGATCCTCCAGCGTGCGTCCCGGGCCGGGCTGGACGTGCCGCTGCCGGCTGGCGCCGACCTCGGCGCGACGCTGCTGCGCCTCGTCGCCGGCGCACAGGCCGACGGCCAGGACCCGGAGGCCGCGCTGCGGCAGGCGGCGCTTGAACTCGCCGAGGAGATCCGCACGGCGGAGGGTGTCGCACCCGCCGAGTAG
- a CDS encoding hydrogenase maturation protein, with protein MRVLLLVSAFNGLSQRVWCALREAGHDVGVLFATGPQDIVDGVQAAQPELIICPYLRDRVPTAVWQHHRTVIIHPGPVGDRGPSSLDWAIADGAPAWGVTALQAVEEMDAGPVWASRTFPMPLAAPRKSSLYNGPVADAAVECVLEVIAKAADPAFRPTPAAELTVEVQGARSRPAMQQADRAFDWTQPTEHIIRRIRAADGAPGVRTTLAGLEVFAYDAHPGLARGARPGALLGRRQGAVLVGTGDGSVWLGHLHDAAQSRKIKLPATTLLGKRLRGVADSPLPPGTEPEGPSYRQVRYRRSGPVGWLAFDFYNGAMSTGHCRRLLAALRHAAAQDTRVLVLRGGTDTFSNGIHLNVIDAAGDPAAAAWANIKAMNEVCREIITCTRQVVIAAYAGSAGAGGVMLGLGADIVAARQGVILNPYYDMGLYGSELHTFTLPRRVGPDTAQALIDAKLPISAERAGALGLVDEVGPRHPEAYGEWLTALAVRQADARDARRRQAAKAKRLAGERVPLDVYEARELAEMSSDMFGDRSGFTAARRAFVGKVRPADTPARLLLTQHAEHYAARPRQLSRPIAAPAVEAEVHVRSAVPMSA; from the coding sequence GTGCGGGTTCTGTTGCTCGTTTCGGCGTTCAACGGTCTGAGTCAGCGGGTCTGGTGCGCGCTGCGGGAGGCGGGCCACGACGTCGGGGTCCTGTTCGCCACGGGACCGCAGGACATCGTCGACGGCGTACAGGCCGCGCAGCCCGAACTGATCATCTGCCCGTACCTGCGTGACCGGGTGCCCACCGCCGTCTGGCAGCACCATCGCACGGTGATCATCCACCCCGGTCCGGTCGGCGACCGCGGACCGTCGTCGCTGGACTGGGCCATCGCCGACGGCGCACCCGCCTGGGGCGTCACCGCCCTGCAGGCGGTCGAGGAGATGGACGCCGGACCGGTCTGGGCCTCCCGCACGTTCCCGATGCCGCTCGCGGCGCCGCGCAAGTCGTCCCTCTACAACGGACCGGTCGCCGACGCGGCCGTCGAGTGCGTCCTCGAGGTGATCGCCAAGGCCGCCGATCCGGCGTTCCGGCCGACGCCCGCGGCCGAGCTGACCGTCGAGGTGCAGGGCGCCCGGAGCCGCCCCGCGATGCAGCAGGCCGACCGCGCCTTCGACTGGACGCAGCCCACCGAGCACATCATCCGGCGGATCCGCGCCGCCGACGGCGCACCCGGCGTACGCACGACGCTCGCCGGGCTCGAGGTCTTCGCCTACGACGCGCACCCGGGGCTGGCCCGGGGCGCCCGCCCGGGTGCGCTGCTCGGCCGGCGGCAGGGCGCCGTGCTGGTCGGCACCGGCGACGGCAGCGTCTGGCTCGGCCACCTGCACGACGCCGCGCAGTCCCGGAAGATCAAGCTGCCCGCGACCACGCTGCTCGGCAAGCGGCTGCGCGGCGTGGCCGACTCGCCGCTGCCGCCGGGCACGGAACCCGAGGGGCCGTCGTACCGGCAGGTGCGGTACCGGCGGTCGGGGCCGGTCGGCTGGCTGGCGTTCGACTTCTACAACGGCGCGATGTCCACCGGGCACTGCCGCCGGCTGCTTGCCGCGCTCCGGCACGCCGCGGCGCAGGACACCCGGGTGCTGGTGCTGCGCGGTGGCACCGACACGTTCAGCAACGGGATACACCTCAACGTCATCGACGCCGCCGGTGATCCCGCGGCGGCCGCCTGGGCGAACATAAAAGCGATGAACGAGGTGTGCCGGGAGATCATCACCTGCACCCGGCAGGTCGTCATCGCCGCGTACGCGGGCAGCGCCGGCGCCGGCGGCGTGATGCTCGGCCTGGGCGCCGACATCGTCGCGGCGCGGCAGGGCGTGATCCTGAACCCGTACTACGACATGGGCCTGTACGGCTCCGAGCTGCACACCTTCACGCTGCCCCGGCGGGTCGGGCCGGACACCGCGCAGGCGCTCATCGACGCGAAGCTTCCGATCAGCGCCGAGCGGGCCGGTGCGCTCGGGCTTGTCGACGAGGTCGGACCCCGGCACCCCGAGGCGTACGGCGAGTGGCTGACCGCGCTCGCCGTGCGCCAGGCCGACGCCCGGGACGCGCGGCGGCGCCAGGCGGCCAAGGCGAAGCGGCTCGCGGGCGAACGCGTGCCCCTCGACGTGTACGAGGCCCGCGAACTCGCGGAGATGAGCAGCGACATGTTCGGCGACCGGTCCGGTTTCACCGCCGCCCGGCGGGCGTTCGTCGGCAAGGTCCGGCCGGCGGACACCCCCGCCCGCCTGCTCCTGACCCAGCACGCGGAGCACTACGCCGCGCGCCCGCGTCAGTTGAGCCGCCCCATCGCCGCCCCGGCGGTCGAGGCCGAGGTGCACGTGCGCTCGGCCGTGCCGATGTCGGCCTGA
- the mfd gene encoding transcription-repair coupling factor, with product MQLSGLIPAALRDRGLARARDLAHKGGADSDALDLTAPASLRPFVVAAVAGPAETGGAGRPVLAVTATSREADDLAEALGALIPPGQVAVFPSWETLPHERLSPRSDTVGRRLAVLRRLAHPGASGDEPVQVVVAPVRSLLQPQLKGLGDLEPVELTPGGDAELEGVARRLTDMAYARVDLVTKRGEFAVRGGILDIFPPTDEHPSRVEFWGDEVEEIRTFAVADQRTIDAVERLWAPPCRELLLTPAVRARAAELAEQHPEIGEILDKLAEGIPVEGMESLAPALMQGTDSMELLIDCMPRGTHVLLCDPERIRTRAHDLTRTSDEFLEASWAAAAVGGEAPIDVGAAAFRTLGDVRAHAAVLHQSWWTVSPFGLAEAEAAESETPWLETPAVDVAPDSGDAIALPAQPVPLYHGDTARLTADLRRWAADQWAIALVFEGHGTAQRATELLRDAGLGVTPVDSITDRIEPGQLLVTCGGLNHGFVDEGSRLAVITGNDITGGRGASTKDMRRMPSRRRNTIDPLELKPGDFVVHEQHGIGRYVELVQRTVNGAEREYMVIEYAASKRGQPGDRLFVPTDQLDQLSRYVGGESPTLHKMGGSDWQKSKARARKAVREIAAQLIQLYAARQASKGHAFGPDTPWQRELEDAFPYTETPDQMAAIIEVKQDMELAVPMDRLICGDVGYGKTEIAVRAAFKAVQDGKQVAILVPTTLLAQQHFNTFAERMSQFPVTIKQLSRFQTPKEAAQTLEEAASGAADIVIGTHRLLAAATRFKNLGMVIVDEEQRFGVEHKEQLKTLRASVDVLTMSATPIPRTLEMAITGIREMSTIATPPEERHPVLTFVGAYDDKQVAAAIHRELLRDGQVFFLHNRVESIDKAARRLRELVPEARVAVAHGQMGEEALEKVMVGFWEKEFDVLVCTTIVESGIDIPNANTLIVERADLLGLSQLHQIRGRVGRGRERAYAYFLYPREKPLTETAHERLATIAQHTELGAGMYVAMKDLEIRGAGNLLGGEQSGHIEGVGFDLYVRMVGEAVSAFKGDRPEEEPEVKVDLPIDAHLPTEYIAVERLRLEMYRKLAEARDNARLDEVVAEMTDRYGEPPAQVANLIAVARFRLIARAYGLTDVSVQGRHLRFSPLPLPDSKQMRLKRYHPDSVYKQANDQVSVPRPSTRRVGGEPLRDQALLQWCGQLLSDVLGEVPAPVRG from the coding sequence ATGCAACTCAGTGGCCTGATCCCGGCCGCCCTGCGTGACCGCGGGCTGGCCCGGGCCCGCGACCTCGCCCACAAGGGCGGCGCCGACTCCGACGCGCTCGACCTCACCGCCCCCGCCTCGCTGCGCCCGTTCGTCGTGGCCGCCGTCGCCGGACCGGCAGAGACGGGCGGCGCCGGCCGCCCCGTGCTCGCCGTGACCGCGACCAGCCGCGAGGCCGACGACCTCGCCGAGGCGCTCGGCGCCCTGATCCCGCCCGGCCAGGTCGCCGTCTTCCCGTCCTGGGAGACGCTGCCGCACGAGCGGCTCTCGCCGCGCTCCGACACCGTCGGGCGCCGGCTGGCCGTGCTGCGCCGCCTCGCACACCCCGGCGCCTCCGGCGACGAGCCGGTGCAGGTCGTCGTCGCGCCGGTCCGCAGTCTGTTGCAGCCGCAGCTCAAAGGCCTCGGCGACCTCGAGCCGGTTGAGCTGACCCCCGGCGGCGACGCCGAGCTGGAGGGCGTCGCCCGGCGCCTGACCGACATGGCGTACGCGCGGGTCGACCTGGTCACCAAGCGCGGCGAGTTCGCCGTGCGCGGCGGCATCCTCGACATCTTCCCGCCCACCGACGAGCACCCGTCCCGGGTCGAGTTCTGGGGCGACGAGGTGGAGGAGATCCGCACCTTCGCCGTCGCCGACCAGCGCACCATCGACGCGGTCGAGCGGCTCTGGGCGCCGCCGTGCCGCGAGCTGCTGCTGACACCGGCCGTCCGGGCCCGGGCCGCCGAGCTGGCCGAGCAGCACCCCGAGATCGGGGAGATCCTCGACAAGCTGGCCGAGGGCATCCCGGTCGAGGGCATGGAGTCGCTGGCGCCGGCGCTGATGCAGGGCACCGACTCCATGGAGCTGCTGATCGACTGCATGCCGCGCGGCACACACGTGCTGCTCTGCGACCCCGAGCGGATCCGCACCCGGGCGCACGACCTGACCCGTACCTCGGACGAGTTCCTTGAGGCGAGCTGGGCCGCGGCCGCCGTCGGGGGCGAGGCGCCGATCGACGTCGGCGCCGCCGCCTTCCGGACCCTCGGGGACGTGCGCGCCCACGCGGCGGTCCTGCACCAGTCATGGTGGACGGTCTCGCCGTTCGGGCTGGCCGAGGCCGAGGCCGCGGAGTCCGAGACGCCCTGGCTGGAGACGCCGGCCGTCGACGTGGCTCCCGACTCCGGCGACGCCATCGCCCTGCCCGCCCAGCCGGTGCCGCTCTACCACGGCGACACCGCGCGGCTCACCGCCGACCTGCGGCGCTGGGCCGCCGATCAGTGGGCGATCGCGCTGGTCTTCGAGGGGCACGGCACCGCGCAGCGCGCCACCGAGCTGCTGCGCGACGCCGGCCTCGGCGTCACCCCGGTCGACTCCATCACGGACCGCATCGAGCCCGGCCAGCTGCTCGTCACCTGCGGCGGGCTCAACCACGGCTTCGTCGACGAGGGCTCGCGGCTCGCCGTCATCACCGGCAACGACATCACCGGCGGGCGCGGGGCGTCCACCAAGGACATGCGCAGGATGCCGAGCCGGCGGCGCAACACGATCGACCCGCTGGAGCTGAAGCCGGGCGACTTCGTCGTGCACGAGCAGCACGGCATCGGCCGTTACGTGGAACTGGTGCAGCGCACGGTCAACGGCGCCGAGCGCGAGTACATGGTGATCGAGTACGCGGCCTCCAAGCGCGGCCAGCCCGGCGACCGGCTCTTCGTGCCGACCGACCAGCTCGACCAGCTCTCCCGCTACGTCGGCGGCGAGTCGCCGACGCTGCACAAGATGGGCGGCTCCGACTGGCAGAAGAGCAAGGCCCGGGCGCGCAAGGCCGTCCGCGAGATCGCGGCACAGCTCATCCAGCTGTACGCGGCCCGGCAGGCCTCCAAGGGCCACGCGTTCGGCCCGGACACCCCGTGGCAGCGCGAGCTGGAGGACGCGTTCCCGTACACGGAGACGCCCGACCAGATGGCCGCCATCATCGAGGTCAAGCAGGACATGGAGCTGGCCGTCCCGATGGACCGGCTGATCTGCGGCGACGTCGGCTACGGCAAGACCGAGATCGCGGTCCGGGCGGCGTTCAAGGCGGTGCAGGACGGCAAGCAGGTCGCCATCCTGGTGCCGACGACGCTGCTCGCGCAGCAGCACTTCAACACGTTCGCCGAGCGGATGAGCCAGTTCCCGGTGACGATCAAGCAGCTCTCCCGCTTCCAGACGCCCAAGGAGGCCGCGCAGACGCTCGAGGAGGCGGCCAGCGGTGCCGCCGACATCGTCATCGGCACGCACCGGCTGCTGGCCGCGGCGACCCGCTTCAAGAACCTCGGCATGGTCATCGTCGACGAGGAGCAGCGCTTCGGCGTCGAGCACAAGGAGCAGCTCAAGACCCTGCGGGCCTCCGTGGACGTGCTGACCATGTCGGCTACGCCGATCCCGCGGACGCTGGAGATGGCGATCACCGGCATCCGGGAGATGTCGACGATCGCCACACCGCCCGAGGAGCGGCACCCGGTGCTGACGTTCGTCGGCGCGTACGACGACAAGCAGGTCGCCGCGGCCATCCACCGTGAGCTGCTCCGCGACGGCCAGGTCTTCTTCCTGCACAACCGGGTCGAGTCGATCGACAAGGCGGCCCGGCGGCTGCGCGAGCTGGTGCCCGAGGCCCGGGTCGCGGTCGCGCACGGGCAGATGGGCGAGGAGGCGCTCGAGAAGGTGATGGTCGGCTTCTGGGAGAAGGAGTTCGACGTCCTGGTCTGCACGACCATCGTGGAGTCCGGCATCGACATCCCGAACGCCAACACCCTCATCGTCGAGCGCGCCGACCTGCTCGGCCTCTCCCAGCTGCACCAGATCCGCGGCCGGGTCGGCCGCGGCCGCGAGCGGGCGTACGCGTACTTCCTCTACCCGCGCGAGAAGCCGCTGACCGAGACGGCACACGAGCGGCTCGCCACCATCGCCCAGCACACCGAGCTCGGCGCGGGCATGTACGTGGCCATGAAGGACCTGGAGATCCGCGGCGCCGGCAACCTGCTCGGCGGCGAGCAGTCCGGCCACATCGAGGGCGTCGGCTTCGACCTGTACGTGCGGATGGTCGGCGAGGCGGTCAGCGCCTTCAAGGGCGACCGGCCCGAGGAGGAGCCGGAGGTCAAGGTCGACCTGCCGATCGACGCGCACCTGCCGACCGAGTACATCGCGGTGGAGCGGCTGCGCCTGGAGATGTACCGCAAGCTCGCCGAGGCCCGCGACAACGCCCGCCTCGACGAGGTGGTCGCCGAGATGACGGACCGCTACGGCGAGCCGCCGGCGCAGGTCGCCAACCTGATCGCGGTGGCGCGGTTCCGCCTGATCGCCCGCGCGTACGGCCTGACCGACGTCTCCGTGCAGGGCCGCCACCTGCGGTTCTCGCCGCTGCCGCTGCCGGACTCGAAGCAGATGCGGCTCAAGCGCTACCACCCGGACTCGGTGTACAAGCAGGCCAACGACCAGGTCAGCGTGCCGCGCCCGAGCACCCGCCGGGTGGGCGGCGAACCCCTGCGCGACCAGGCGTTGTTGCAGTGGTGTGGCCAGCTGCTCTCCGATGTGCTCGGCGAGGTCCCGGCCCCGGTGCGCGGGTGA